DNA sequence from the Streptomyces sp. HUAS 15-9 genome:
ACCTGGGACGCCTGGCCGCGGCACCAGATCGGCGTCCTCATCTGGAAGGCGATCTTCTCGGGCGGGTAGTCGTTCTTGTCGGTGCGTTTGCCCTGCTCCAGGGCGGCATGGGTCTTGACCAGCTCCCCTTCGTGGAAAACCTGCACCGTGACAGCGGTGGAGCGGACATCGACGCGGCGGCCGATCAGCTTCCAGGGCACCGAGTAGAGGGTGCGGCCGACCTTGATGTGGATGTCCGGGCCGACCGTCGCCTTCGACCATCTGGCCAGCACGAACGGCTCGGCCGGCAGCGGAAGCAGGGCCTCGGCCTCCACCGCTTCGAACACCGACAGCGGCTTCGCGCCGTCCAGCGGGCGGCACTGCCGCTGACCTGCGACGTTCATCGCCCAGGCCAGGGCCTCGGCCTGCATGTGTTCCACCGAGGTGAACGTCCGCCCGCTCCAGAACGAGTCTCGGACATAGGGCATGGGCCGCTCGACCCGCGGTTTGTCCTTCGGCTTCGCAGCCCGGGCCGGGTCCACCAACGTGCCGTAGTAGGTGGCGAGTTCGGCATACGACTTGTTGATCTGCGGGTCGTAGAGGTCCGGCTTGTCGACCCCGGTCTTGAGGTTGTCCGGCACCAGGCGCCGTGGGACACCGCCGAAGAAGCGGAACGCTTCCGCGTGCGCGAGGGTCCAGGCGTGCTGGTCCATGTGCGCCACCGGGCGGACGAACATGTGCCGCGAGGCGGGCAGCACCATCACGAACGCCCAGATCCGGTGCCGTTTCCCGGTGGTCGAGTTGATCCACTGCCCCAGGAAGCCGTAGTCGATCTGGGCCTCCGAGCCCGGCTCGACGTTCTCCCGCAGCACCGTGACCTTCGACCTGGCCGCCTCCTCGGGCAGGTTTTCGTGCACCCAGCGGCGGAACGTCGACAACGACACCTTCAACTTACCTTCGTCCCGCAGCCGTTGGTGGATCGTGGTGACCGTCGTGGTCTCCAGCAGTTGCTTGACGTAGTCGCGGTGCGGCTCGATCTCTCCCCACCGGACCTGGTTCAGCCTCCGGCTGGCCAGCTCCGGGAACCAGCTCTTGAGCAGCTTGGCCCAGTCCGCCTCGCTCATGGGCGGCCCGCCGGGGGTGATCCCGGCCGCCTCTGCCGGCGCCAGGTACTTCCTGATTGTCTTGCGGTCCACCCCAAGCGACGCGGACACCTGGCTCTTCGACCGGCCCGCGTACCAGTGCACGTAGATCTCGACGATGTCGACCACGGTGAATGTTCTCCTTGCCATCCGGTGCGTCCGTCGACCTCTCGGCTCGCAGGTCAAGGGACCGCAACGGCTCCGAGAGGCCCAGACCCTCAACCCGGGCACCGGCATGCCCATGGGGAACGCGACCGATTCGCAAGGAAGACCCAAAAGCGCACCAAACCACCTAAAACAGGGAATATCGGAGACCGTCCCTGCGGCCTAACGAGTTGCCGCACGATAATGATGCGATCTTGATCGTGTGGGAGCCCCGCGACTTGGTGTTGGTATGTGGCGAAGCTGGCCTGACAGGATCGGCTCGTGATCAAAACTTCGGTGACTATGCGCGATCTCGTTGTCGGTGACTGCCACGCTGTACATGCCTTCGCCAGTCTGCCGGAGGCTTGCTGCTACCAGGCGTGGGGGCCGAACACCGAGGAACAGACGCGGGACTTCGTCCAAGGCGCGGTGGATGCCCGGTTGCGGTCCCCGCAGGCGAGATTCGTGTATGCGGCCTGCCTCGACGGTGAACTCGTCGGTATCGGCGAGCTGAAGGTTCGTAGTCTGGCCCACCGTCAGGGCGAGATCTCCTATCTCGTGCATCCTCGGGTGTGGGGTCGAGGCGTGGGCACAGCCATCGGCGGGGAACTTCTCGGCAGAGGGTTTGGGCTGATAGGACTGCACCGGATCTATGCAACCTGCGATCCTCGCAACGTTGCATCGGCCCGGGTGCTGGGCAAGCTCGGCATGACCCACGAGGGCCGACATCGGCACACCGCGCTGATCCGGGACGGCTGGCGTGACTCCGAAGTCTTCAGCATCCTCGACCAGGAATGGGCGCACCGGCCCGGGCCCGAGTGATCGGGGTATCGGTGGGCAGGCTCCGGCAGCCGCCCTGGTGCCGGAGGCAAAGAGCCGCGCGGGATCATCTGGAGTGTGAAGTCAAGTTGGGCCCGCGCGGCCTGCTCTGATTCTGCCCTGTGCGGGATCTCGAAGGAACACCTGGGTGCGCTGATCAGCGAGTTGGCCGGGCCGTGGACCGCAGCCCGAGACTCTGAGCTGGCCAAACGGCGTGGTCATGGCCGATTGCGGGCGGCCGGGGCTGGGCCGGATCACCAGTTGGTCTTCGTGGACCGGGTGCTGGTGACCTTGGTGGTGTTGCGCTGGGCGCTGTCGCACAGGGTGCTCGCGGCGCTGTTTGGAGTTTCGCCCTCCACGATCGACCGGGCGGTCGGCGAGGTGCGCCCGTTGCTGGCCGCTCGCGGTTTCGCGGTGCCGGATCGGTCCGGGATCAGGCTCAGGACCCTTGCGGACGTGTTCGCCTATGCCCAGGCCGAGGGGATCACGCTGCGGATCGACGGTACCGAGGTGCAGGTACGCCGCCCGAAGGCGGGGCGGCCGGGCCGTAAGGCGTTCGTGTCGGGCAAGAAGAAGCAGAACACCGAGAAAGCCACGATGATCAGCGACGAGCAGGGTCGGGAGCTGTGGCTCGGGGCGATTCGCCCGGGCCGGATGCACGATGTCACAGCAGTACGCACCGAGGGCATCGAGGAGCAGTTGCGGCTGCACCCGAACGTGAAAGCCGAAGTCGATTCCGGCTATGCCGGCCTGGCCCGCGACTTCCCCGGCCAGGTCAGCGCCCCGCCGAAGAAGCCAGCGGCGTACGCTGGGCCGTCCGAGCGCAACTTCTACGACCATGCGCGCCGCCGCCAATCCCAACGGCGGATCATGGTCGAGCATGCCAACGCAGAGGTCAAGCAGTGGCGGTCGCTGCAACGCTGGACCGGCGAGCGCGACGACCTGCCCGAGGTCATCGCCGCAATCGGCGCCCTGGTCTCCGACCGCAGTGCCAAGCGCCCAACCCGCAGCAGGCCGAGCGTGGAACTCGACCGCGTCCGCGCGACGGCCTGCTGATCCACCCCTGAGCCGAACCGCCAGGCCAGCACGTCCCAAGCCCTATCGTGCGGCTACTCGTAAGACCGGCGGCAGCGGTTGAGAATCGTGAGCCGTCAGGCCGACGGCAGAGCCGCCGGCGACCTGCTCGCCGCCCCGGCAACCGCACGGTGCAAGGGGACCGCGAACGCAGCAACGAACAAGCCAAAGGCGGTGATGGGCAACAGCCAGAGCAACTGCGCAGGGACATCCCTCAGCCAGTGCCGATTACCCCACCAGTTCGCGCTGACGTCCAACACCATCACGGCACTTGCCAGCCAGATCCCTTCCTGCCGCACAAGCCCCACCAGCACGGCAGCCAACGGATCGAGGATCACCAAGCTGACGAAGAACACCTGCAGAGAGACTTGATGAAACGCTACATAGGCATAGATGCCGCCACGGACCAGATCTGCGATGTGCGAACCGGTGCCCTCAATGAGGCCGATCAAGTACACCGCGAGAACCCATCTCGCCCACAACGGCTGTGCGCTCCACCGTTCCCGCAGCTCAAACCCCATTGCGTCACCCTAGACGAGCGCCCGAGCCTCTGCGGATGAGATGGCAGCGTCGGCGGATCACCGACACCGTTCTCACACCGGTCCCAGCGCGGTCAGCAGCACCATCGATGGTCAGCGCCCCGGTGGGGAATCGTGACCACGGGGGTGGGGAATTGCCTGACGCTGATCATGCAGATCATGGGGAATTGTCTGACCGTCGACACGAGGACGAGCCCGGCCGCTCCCGCGACCAGCTGTTCTGGGTCGAGCAGAACTACCTGCGCGCCGAGACACTCCGGCTCGCCAACGCGGTCCTGGTCGACTACCAGGCGACCTTGCCCATCGTCGGGCCACTGGGGCGGAGGCGAACTCGCCTCCGCCGACGGACTGCGCTTCGCCGCCCGCGGCATCACGCTCTACAACTACCTCTCGGACCAGTACAGCGGCTTCAACCACATCGTCATCCCCGGCACCCGCCGCGACAGCCTCTACCTGCTCGACGGCATCCTCGACCAGCCAACCTCGCTGAACCCCACCGAGATAGCCACCGACACCGCAGGCGCTTCCGAAATGATCTTCGGGCTGTTCCGGATCCTGGGCTACCAGTTCTCCCCGCGCCTCGCGGACGCCAGGCACACCCTGCTCTACCGCGCCGACCCTGCGGCCGACTACGGCCCGCTCAACCCGCTGACCACCGGTCGCATCCGCAAGCGGACCATCATCGAGAACTGGGACGACCTGCTGTGTCTGGCGGGCTCGCTGCGCGAGGGCACCGTCCGCGCCTCCCAGATCCTGCCCGTCCTCGCCGGCCAGGGCCGCCCCAGCCCGCTGGGCCGCACGGTCATGCAGATCGGTCGCCTGGACCGTTCCGCCTTCCTCGCCCGCTATTACCACAGCGAACTCTTCCGCCGGAAGATCAACACCCAGCTCAACCGGCAGGAGTCCCGCCACGAACTCGCCCGCCGCATCTTCTACGGCCAGAAAGGCGAGCTGAGGCAGAAGTACAAGGAGGGGCAGGAAGACCAACTGTCGGCGCTGGGACTCGTCCTGAATGCCTGTGTTCTGTGGAATTCGGTCTATATCCAGGAAGCCGTCAACCAGCTCCGCGCCGAGGGCCACCACATCTCCGACGCCGACCTCGCCCGGCTCTCACCCCTCGGCCACGACCACATCCGCATCCTGGGCCGCTACCTGTTCAACATCAGGGCAAGCGGCCCCGGCCAGGGCCTGCGTCCCTTTCGGGACCCGGACGCTATCAAGGACGACGAGGACGAGGACTGATCGCGCGCACCCGCCCCGTTGGGCGGTTCGTCCGGTCCGCTCCACGGGGAGGGCATCGTGAGCGACGCGAGAGCGACGTCGCGGCAGTTTCGGCAGCGAGTATCGATGAGGATCATCGCTGCCTGCCTACATCAGACCGCCTCTCAGAACACGATCGAGTGCTGCCCGGCCTACGGGTCCCCATGCTGGCTTGCCGCCAGGAAGGCCCCGGTCTCCGTTCTGGCCCATCAGCATGAGGAACAGGCTCTTCAGGGCGGCCAGCCCGCGGGCCCGCCGGATCGTCCCCTCGTCTGCCTGCGCGTATGCGTCGAAGAAGCGTGAGGTGGCGCCCGCGGGAAGGATGACCCATGCGGCGGCGAGGTCCCACGCCGGATCACCGGCGAACATGGCATCGAAGTCGATCACGCCCGAGAGCGTCCCGTCCGAGACGACGACGTTCGCAGGATGCAGGTCGCCGTGCACCCACAGCGGCGGGCCCTCCCACTCGGGCGCCGCGACGGCGTCGTCCCAGACGGCCCGGACCTCGGCGGCGAGGTCGTCGGGGACGACGGCATGGAAGAAGTGGTCGAAACCGTCCGTGCACTTCTTTGGGTGATCGCCGCGGTCCTCACTGATTGGCGCGTCTTCAGGCGCCTCCACGTGGAGCGCGGTGAGGAAGGCCGCCAGTGTGTCGGCCGCGTGGTCGCCGCGGCTGATGGAG
Encoded proteins:
- the istA gene encoding IS21 family transposase, which gives rise to MVDIVEIYVHWYAGRSKSQVSASLGVDRKTIRKYLAPAEAAGITPGGPPMSEADWAKLLKSWFPELASRRLNQVRWGEIEPHRDYVKQLLETTTVTTIHQRLRDEGKLKVSLSTFRRWVHENLPEEAARSKVTVLRENVEPGSEAQIDYGFLGQWINSTTGKRHRIWAFVMVLPASRHMFVRPVAHMDQHAWTLAHAEAFRFFGGVPRRLVPDNLKTGVDKPDLYDPQINKSYAELATYYGTLVDPARAAKPKDKPRVERPMPYVRDSFWSGRTFTSVEHMQAEALAWAMNVAGQRQCRPLDGAKPLSVFEAVEAEALLPLPAEPFVLARWSKATVGPDIHIKVGRTLYSVPWKLIGRRVDVRSTAVTVQVFHEGELVKTHAALEQGKRTDKNDYPPEKIAFQMRTPIWCRGQASQVGDACREVIDQLLEVNALYRLRAAQGVLGLRKKYSDTRLEAACRKAIAVGDPSYRTVKGILVAGTETDPEPETGDAGAAAFLHGPEGLFAATIPTQTPGSVHDDQGHDDAEEAAR
- a CDS encoding GNAT family N-acetyltransferase, with product MIKTSVTMRDLVVGDCHAVHAFASLPEACCYQAWGPNTEEQTRDFVQGAVDARLRSPQARFVYAACLDGELVGIGELKVRSLAHRQGEISYLVHPRVWGRGVGTAIGGELLGRGFGLIGLHRIYATCDPRNVASARVLGKLGMTHEGRHRHTALIRDGWRDSEVFSILDQEWAHRPGPE
- a CDS encoding transposase family protein gives rise to the protein MKSSWARAACSDSALCGISKEHLGALISELAGPWTAARDSELAKRRGHGRLRAAGAGPDHQLVFVDRVLVTLVVLRWALSHRVLAALFGVSPSTIDRAVGEVRPLLAARGFAVPDRSGIRLRTLADVFAYAQAEGITLRIDGTEVQVRRPKAGRPGRKAFVSGKKKQNTEKATMISDEQGRELWLGAIRPGRMHDVTAVRTEGIEEQLRLHPNVKAEVDSGYAGLARDFPGQVSAPPKKPAAYAGPSERNFYDHARRRQSQRRIMVEHANAEVKQWRSLQRWTGERDDLPEVIAAIGALVSDRSAKRPTRSRPSVELDRVRATAC
- a CDS encoding transposase, which gives rise to MGNCLTVDTRTSPAAPATSCSGSSRTTCAPRHSGSPTRSWSTTRRPCPSSGHWGGGELASADGLRFAARGITLYNYLSDQYSGFNHIVIPGTRRDSLYLLDGILDQPTSLNPTEIATDTAGASEMIFGLFRILGYQFSPRLADARHTLLYRADPAADYGPLNPLTTGRIRKRTIIENWDDLLCLAGSLREGTVRASQILPVLAGQGRPSPLGRTVMQIGRLDRSAFLARYYHSELFRRKINTQLNRQESRHELARRIFYGQKGELRQKYKEGQEDQLSALGLVLNACVLWNSVYIQEAVNQLRAEGHHISDADLARLSPLGHDHIRILGRYLFNIRASGPGQGLRPFRDPDAIKDDEDED
- a CDS encoding aminoglycoside phosphotransferase family protein, yielding MSDVEIEITAELVRDLLREQHPDLAGLAIREVVGGWGNQMWRLGDGLAVRMPRTEGAPNLLRKECRWLPVLAPRLPLPVPNPVRIGEPSARFPKPWTIMTWVPGEPLDCTSISRGDHAADTLAAFLTALHVEAPEDAPISEDRGDHPKKCTDGFDHFFHAVVPDDLAAEVRAVWDDAVAAPEWEGPPLWVHGDLHPANVVVSDGTLSGVIDFDAMFAGDPAWDLAAAWVILPAGATSRFFDAYAQADEGTIRRARGLAALKSLFLMLMGQNGDRGLPGGKPAWGPVGRAALDRVLRGGLM